One stretch of Akkermansia sp. RCC_12PD DNA includes these proteins:
- a CDS encoding succinate dehydrogenase cytochrome b subunit, producing MTSSIGRKIIVALTGLCLVLFLAGHLAGNLLIFGGPEWINTYAHGLHSMPEAALWGIRLGLAVIFIIHIWLTIQLKLENNAAREPYVFKNTIKATLSSRYMIYTGLTILVFLIYHLYQYTLRVGYDPAQYVAYISDGKVETFDVYRMIVNGFSNVWCSAFYILAILMLFSHLRHGVQSIFQTVGLDSRKIRPVYNFIAIAYGVVICAGFISVPVSVLLGIIK from the coding sequence GTGACATCCTCCATCGGCCGCAAAATCATTGTGGCTCTGACGGGGTTATGTTTAGTCTTGTTCCTTGCGGGACACCTGGCAGGCAACCTCCTCATTTTCGGGGGGCCTGAGTGGATCAACACATACGCCCATGGCCTGCACTCCATGCCGGAAGCCGCCCTGTGGGGCATCCGCCTGGGCCTTGCGGTGATCTTCATCATCCATATCTGGCTGACCATCCAACTGAAGCTGGAGAACAACGCGGCCCGCGAACCCTATGTGTTCAAGAACACGATCAAGGCGACGCTCTCCTCCCGCTACATGATCTACACCGGCCTGACCATCCTGGTGTTTCTGATCTACCATCTCTACCAGTACACCCTGCGCGTCGGCTATGATCCCGCACAATACGTCGCCTACATCTCTGACGGCAAAGTGGAGACATTCGACGTTTACAGGATGATTGTCAACGGGTTCAGCAACGTATGGTGCTCTGCGTTCTACATCCTGGCCATCCTGATGCTCTTCAGCCACCTGCGCCACGGCGTGCAGTCCATCTTCCAGACGGTGGGCCTTGACTCCCGGAAAATCCGCCCCGTGTACAACTTCATCGCCATCGCTTACGGCGTGGTGATATGCGCCGGCTTCATCTCCGTGCCGGTGTCGGTTCTTTTGGGTATCATCAAATAA